The genomic region GGCCCAGGCGGCCGACCAGACGCTGCTCAACGCCACCTATGACGTGGGCCGCGAGCTGTTTTCCGAGATCAACCCGCTGTTCGTGGCCAAATGGCAGAAGGAGCACGGCGGCCAGCTCAAGATCGACCAGTCCTATGGCGGCACGTCGCGCCAGGCGCAGGACATCATCCAGGGCAAGAAGGCCGACACCGTCACCTTCAACCAGGTGCCCGACATCGAGATCCTGGTCAAGCGCCGGCTGGTGGCCAAGGACTGGGCCTCGCAGTTCCCGAACAACAGCTCGCCCTACTACAGCACCATCGCCTTCATGGTGCGCAAGGGCAACCCCAAGAACATCCGCAACTGGGACGACCTGGCACGGCCGGACGTGAAGCTGGTCTTCCCGAACCCCAAAACGTCGGGCAACGCACGCTATTCGTACCTGGGCGCCTGGAACCACGCGCAGGAGCAGTTCCCGAATGACGAGGCGGCCGCCAAGGCGTTCATGGGCCGCTTCCTGGGCAACGTCGAGAACTTCCCCACCGGCGGCCGGGGCGCCACGGTGGCCTTCGCCCAGAACGGTCAGGGCGACGTGCTGCTGACCTTCGAGTCCGAGATCAAGAGCATCCTGGCGGGCAAGGAGTTCAAGGATCAGGGCTTCGAGCTGGTGGTGCCGCCGGTGAGCGTGATGGCGGCCTTCCCGGTGGCCATCGTCGACAAGGTGGTCGATGCCAAGGGTACCCGCGAGGTGGCGCGCGCCTACCTGGAGTTCCAGTATTCCAAGGAGATCCAGCAGCTGCTGGCCCGCCACAACCTGCGCGTGCATGACCCCGAGGTGGTGGCTGCCACGGCCGACCAGTTCGCCAAGGTTCGGCTCGTCGACCCCGCCACCTTCCCCGGCGGCTGGGAAGGCATCCAGAAGACGCACTTCGCCAGCGGCGGCCTGCTGGACCAGCTGCTCGCCGCCGGACGACACTGAGTGTCCGCGCCCCGCTTCTTCCTGGCCAGGCCGCTGCTGCCGGGCTTCTGGCCCAGCCTGGGCGTGAGCCTGGTGTACCTGCACGTGGTCATTCTGGTGCCGCTGCTGGTGCTGCTCTGGCATGCGGCCGATCTGGGCTGGGCCCAGTACTGGGCCGCCATCTCCGATCCCCGGGTGGTGGCCAGCTACCGGGTCACGCTGCTGGGGGCCTTCATCTCCACGGTGGTGGTGACGCTGGTGGGCCTGCTGCTGGCCTGGGTGCTGTCGCGCTATGAGTTCCCGGGACGGCGCTTTCTCGACGCGCTGATCGATCTGCCCTTCGCGCTGCCCACGGCGGTGGCCGGGCTCACGCTGGCCACCCTGCTCTCACCCGGTGGCTGGATCGGACAGCTGTTCGCCCCCTGGGGCATCAAGATCGCCTATGCCTTCCCGGGGCTGGTCATCGCCATGATCTTCACCAGCATCCCGTTCATCGTGCGCACCGTGCAGCCGGTCATCGAGGATCTGGGCCACGACGTGGAGGAGGCGGCCGGCACGCTGGGTGCCCGTCCGGGTCAGGTGTTCTGGCGCATCACCCTGCCCACGCTCGTGCCGGCGCTGACGGCTGGGGCCAGCCAGGCCTTCATCCGCAGCCTGGGCGAGTTCGGCGCCGTGGTGATGATCGCCGGCAACATTCCGTTCCAGACCGAGATCACCTCGCTGATGATCTTCGTGCGGCTGCAGGAGTTCGACTACGCAGCGGCGGCGGCCATCGCCTCGGTGGTGCTCATCACCTCGCTGGTGCTGCTCTTTGGCCTGCAGCTGCTGCAGAACCGGCTGCTGCGCTGGCAGCGGGGAGGCTGACGCATGGACAAACGCACGAACGGTCCGCGCCGGAGCCCGGCCAACGGGGTGCAGCGACTGCTGCTGGTGCTGGCACTGCTGGCCGCGGGTCTGCTGCTGGTGCTTCCGCTGACCATGATCTTTGCCCAGGTGGCGGCCGGTGGCTGGGCGCTGCTGATCGAGAACCTGTCGGCCGACTATCTGCACCATGCCTTCGGGCTGACGCTGCTGGCCACGCTGGT from Lautropia mirabilis harbors:
- the cysP gene encoding thiosulfate ABC transporter substrate-binding protein CysP yields the protein MTFVSRSRRAVLGLAPAALLLAAMPSAQAADQTLLNATYDVGRELFSEINPLFVAKWQKEHGGQLKIDQSYGGTSRQAQDIIQGKKADTVTFNQVPDIEILVKRRLVAKDWASQFPNNSSPYYSTIAFMVRKGNPKNIRNWDDLARPDVKLVFPNPKTSGNARYSYLGAWNHAQEQFPNDEAAAKAFMGRFLGNVENFPTGGRGATVAFAQNGQGDVLLTFESEIKSILAGKEFKDQGFELVVPPVSVMAAFPVAIVDKVVDAKGTREVARAYLEFQYSKEIQQLLARHNLRVHDPEVVAATADQFAKVRLVDPATFPGGWEGIQKTHFASGGLLDQLLAAGRH
- the cysT gene encoding sulfate ABC transporter permease subunit CysT, which translates into the protein MSAPRFFLARPLLPGFWPSLGVSLVYLHVVILVPLLVLLWHAADLGWAQYWAAISDPRVVASYRVTLLGAFISTVVVTLVGLLLAWVLSRYEFPGRRFLDALIDLPFALPTAVAGLTLATLLSPGGWIGQLFAPWGIKIAYAFPGLVIAMIFTSIPFIVRTVQPVIEDLGHDVEEAAGTLGARPGQVFWRITLPTLVPALTAGASQAFIRSLGEFGAVVMIAGNIPFQTEITSLMIFVRLQEFDYAAAAAIASVVLITSLVLLFGLQLLQNRLLRWQRGG